The Amycolatopsis tolypomycina genomic interval GGTAGCCCTTCTCGGTGAGCCGCAGCGCCGCGACGCTGCCGCCGAACCCCGACCCCACCACGACGACGTCGTAGTCGGGGCCACCCGCACTGGTGGTGGTGTTACTGGCAGTCACAGGTGGAGCGTAACTCCGGCTCCGCGTTCTGACCAGAGGTAAGTTACTCGCCGGTCATGCTTGTCCGACGACAACAGTGGGTAATCTCAGTACTGGTCGATGTCCACGTCGGCGAATCACCGCCGGTCGGGACACAAGGGCGGCAGACACCACCATGAGCCCACGAACGCTCACCGGTTGGCGCAAGTCGAGCCACAGCCACTTCGAAGAGAACGCCTGCGTCGAGATCGGCACCGGACCCGGGATCGTCGGGATCCGGGACACCAAGCAAGCGGCGCCCCGGCCCGTCCTCGTCTGCTCCGCGGCCGCCTTCGCGGCGTTCCGCGAGCACCTCACCGCCGGACGGTGAGGCCCACCCGCTGGAACTCCTTGAGGTCCGAGTAACCCGTCTTCGCCATCGCGCGGCGAAGCGCCCCGAAGAGGTTGACCACGCCTTCCGCGTCCGAGGACGGCCCGAACAGCAGGGTCTTGAGGTCCACGGCGTAGTCGGGGCCGGCCGCCACGCGCGAGCGCGGCAGTGACGGGTGCGCCGCGGCCGCCGTCCAGTACAGGCCCTGACCGGGCGCGTCCGAGGCGGCGGCCAGCGGGGAGCCGAGCATGACGGCGTCCGCGCCGCACGCGATGGCCTTGGCGATGTCGCCCGACACCGTCATGCCGCCGTCGGCGAGCACGTGCACGTACCGGCCGCCCGTCTCGTCGAGGTAGTCGCGGCGGGCGGCCGCGGCGTCGATGATCGCGGTGGCCATCGGGACGCCGATGCCGAGCACGCGGTCGGTGCTCGTCACGCCCGGCGTGTAGCCGTGGCCGACGATGACACCGGCCGCGCCGGTGCGCATGAGGTGCATCGCGGTGCGGTAGTCGCTGACCCCGCCGGCGATGACGGGGACGTCGAGGCGGCCGATGAACTCCTTGAGGTTCAGCGGCTCGGCGTCGCGCTGGACGTGCTCGGCGGAGATGATCGTGCCCTGCACGACGAGGATCTCGACGCCGGCCGCGATCAGGTCGGGCGTCAGCTCGGCGGCGTGCTGCGGGCTGACCCGCGCGGCCACCGTGACGCCGGATTCGCGGACGGTCTTGATGGCCTCGGTCAGCAGGTCGAGCCGGATCGGCGCGGCGTGCAGCTCCTGGAGGACACGCCCGACGGCGGTCGGGTCCTCGAGGTCCTCGGCCGCGCGGACGAGCTGGAAGATGGCGTCCTCGACGTTCGCGTGCCGCGCCCAGAGTCCTTCGGCGTTGAGCACGCCCAGGCCGCCGAGCTCACCGACGGCGACCGCGGTGCCGGGCGAGACGATCGCGTCGGTCGGGTGCGTGACGAGCGGCAGGTCGAACCGGTAGGCGTCGATCTGCCAGGCGGTGGACACCACCGAGGACGAGCGCGTCCGCCGCGAGGGCACGATCTCGACGTCATCGAGGTCATACGCCCGCCGCGCGGTGCGGCCCATCCCGATCTCGACCAGGTCCCGCACGTGAAGCCTCCTCCGACGACGACAATCTGCCGTGCCCCATTGTCGCTAGGCCGCGTGGGTGACCTGCGCACGGGGGTCTACACGCGGAGGAAAACGGCGACCGGCGCCAGCAACGCCCCCAGCGCCAGGGCCAGCCAGGTCGCCACCGGCGGGTAGACGTTGAGCCGGACCGCGCCGAAGTACACCGCGCCCAAGGCCAGGAGGCTGGCGACGATCAGCAGGACCGGGCGGACCACGCCCGGGCGCAGGTCGACCACGCTGCCGCCTGCGCGCAGGTACGCGATGGTGCCGTCGGCCGTGGAGACGTCGAGCGTCACCGGCTGGCCGAGCGGCAGGTCCAGGCCCGGCCCGACCGCCGTCACGTGGAACTGCCGCTCACCCGCGTCGACGGCGATCGTGTGGCTCTGCGTGTCCTCGTCGCCCGCCACCGGGAGGGCGCCGCGCTCGTGGGACACCACCTGGCCCTCGACGCGGTACGTCGGCGCGTCGCGGCCGGCCAGCACCTGGCACATCAGGCAGACCACGCCGCCGAGGAACAGCGACACCAGGGCGACGGCCGTGAAGAACACCCTGCGCAGGACCGTCATGCGTACTAGTGCACACCACGAGTCCCACGCAAGGCGATAGGCCGATCACCGTAAGCACGCTGGGTCACCGGGACTCAGAACGAGACCTTCTCCACGGAGTCCGAACGCAGCACCGACTCCTGCTGGAACTGCTTCTTGTAGTCGGCGCGGAGCTCCTCGATCTCCCGTTCGGCGTCCCGGTTGCCGAACGGGTACAGCAGCACGATGACGTGCGTGTGCTCCCGCACGATCGCGCCCGACCCGCCCCGCCACTGGCCGCTGCCGTCGAGCCGGGTGAAGCCGTCCGGGAACGCCGGGGTGATCTCGCGGTCGGAGAACTCCGCGAACTCCTTGTCCGTCACCTCGGTGCCGTCCGGCTTGCCGGTGCCGAAGAACAGCTCGGTGCGCTTCCAGATCTCCCCCGGCGACTGCACCTGAGCCGTGTCGGCGGTGCTCGGAGCCGCCGAAGCCGCTACGCCGCCGCCGAGCCCGAGCACCGCCGACGCGGCCGCCACCGCCACCATCCGTCGCGAAACTGCCATCCCGCTTCCCTCCCTGATCGCCGGAGACCCAGTCTCGCGATCCAGGCAGGGAAGCGGAATGTCCGATCGGGCGGACTCAGCGCGTGGTGTAGTTCGGGGCTTCGACCGTCATCGTGATGTCGTGCGGGTGGCTCTCCTTGAGCCCGGCCGCGGTGATCCGGACCAGCTGCGCCTCCTGCAGCTGCGGGATCGTCTCGGCACCGGCGTAGCCCATGCCGGCCCGCAGGCCGCCGACGAGCTGGTGCACGACGTTGGCGAGCGGGCCGCGGAACGGGATCCGGCCCTCGATGCCCTCGGGGACCAGCTTGTCCTCGTTGAGCACGTCGTCCTGGGCGTAGCGGTCCTTCGAGTACGACTTGCCCTGGCCGCGGGACTGCATCGCGCCCAGCGAACCCATGCCGCGGTAGACCTTGAACTGCTTGCCGTTGACCAGGATCAGGTCACCGGGCGACTCGGCGGTGCCGGCCAGCAGGCTGCCGAGCATCACCGTGGACGCACCGGCCGCGATGGCCTTCGCGATGTCGCCCGAGTACTGGATGCCGCCGTCGCCGATCACCGGGATGCCCGCCGGGCGGGCGGCCTGGTCGGCCTCGTAGATCGCCGAGATCTGCGGCACGCCGACACCCGCCACGATCCGGGTGGTGCAGATGGAGCCCGGGCCGACGCCGACCTTGATGCCGTCGGCGCCCGCGTCGACCAGCGCCTGCGCCCCGGCCCGCGTCGCGACGTTGCCGCCGACGATGTCGACCGACTCGCCCAGCTCCTTCTTCAGCAGCGCGACCGTGTCGACGACCGCGCGGGAGTGGCCGTGCGCGGTGTCGACCATCAGCACGTCGACGCCGGCTTCGGCGAGCGTCATCGCGCGCTTGTGCCCGTCGACGCCGACGCCGACCGCGGCGCCGACGATGAGCCTGCCGTCCGGGTCCTTCGTCGCCTTCGGGTACTGCTCGGTCTTCACGAAGTCCTTGACCGTGATCAGGCCGCGGAGCTTGCCCGCGCCGTCGACGATCGGCAGCTTCTCGATCTTGTGCCGGCGCAGCAGGCCGAGCGCGGCGTCCGCCGACACCCCGACCTGGGCGGTGACCAGGGGCGCCTTCGTCATGACCTCGGACACCGGGCGGCTGTGGTCGACCTCGAACCGCATGTCGCGGTTGGTGATGATGCCCACCAGGGTGCCGGCCGCGTCGGTCACCGGGACGCCGGAGATGCGGAACTTCGCGCACAGGGCGTCGACCTCAGCCAGCGTCGCGTCCGGCGCGCAGGTGACCGGGTCGGTGACCATGCCTGCCTCGGACCGCTTGACGACCTCGACCGCGGCGGCCTGCTCGTCGATCGGCAGGTTGCGCTGGAGGACGCCGATGCCGCCCTGGCGGGCCATGGCGATCGCCATCCGCGCCTCGGTGACGGTGTCCATCGCCGCGGACACCAGCGGGACGCCCAGGGTGATGTTCCGGGTCAGCCGGGAGCTCGTGTCGACGGCGCTGGGAACGACGTCCGATTCGGCCGGCAGCAGCAGCACGTCGTCGAAGGTCAGGCCGAGCATGGCGAACTTGGCCGGAACGGGGGCGGTGATGCCGTCGCTGGTCATAGCGGGTGAAGGGCCTTCCTGGCGCGGGATGAGCGTGTCGCCGTGTTTTTCCTGATCAAGATCAACGGCGACTCGGAGCCTTCCCCTCATGATATCCGCCGCTCGTCGCCCGCCCCGGGCGGTGGGCGGGCCGGCCGGGCGGCCCGGTACCGTGCAGGCCGTGGCGCACGATGTCCTGCCTCCAGACCCGTTCGCGGACGACCCGGATGACCCGGCCCGCGCATTCGGAGACCCCGAGGACCGGCTGGACGAGCCGATCAGCGACTCCGAACGCACCGAGCTGCTGGCCGATCTCTCGGATCTGGCGGTCTACCAGGCCCTGCTCGAACCCCGCGGAGTGCGCGGGATCGTGGTCGACTGCGGCGAGTGCGACGAACCCCACTACCACGACTGGCACCTGCTGCGGGCCAGCCTCGAGCAGCTGCTGGCCGACGGGCGGATGCGCCCGCACGAGCCGGCCTACGACCCGAACCCCGGCGACTACGTGAGCTGGGACTACTGCCGCGGCTTCGCCGACGGCGTCACGGCCAACGAAAGCGCCTACTGAGCGCTCCCCCGGAAAGAGACCCGGACAGAGAAAAGCCCTGGTGAGTTTCCTCACCAGGGCTTTTCCGTGTGTGTCCTACGGCGTCTCGCCGACGCCCTGCGACTGACCGCCCGCGGACTCGCTGCGCGGCGTGCCCGGCTCGTTGCCGCTGGCGACCGTGCTGGTCGGCGGCGGGGTGGGCGTCGGGGTCGGCGTCTCGGTGGTCGGCGGCGGAGGTGTCGGCGTCGGCGTGTTGCTGCCGGGCAGGCTGGTGGTGCCGCTGCCGCTGCCGGGGAGCGACGACGCCGAGCCGGCCGGCGGGGCCTGGCTCGTCGGCGCGCCCGGCGAGGGCGACGGGATCGAGGTCTGGATCGGGCCCTGGACCGGCGCTTCCGGGTTCTGCAGCTGGGCGGCGAGCTGCCGGTGCTGCTCCATCAGCTGGTCGCGGTTCTCCTCGTCGGTGACCTGCGACAGGGCGGCCTGGGCGTCCTGGAGGGCCTGGCGGGCGGCGTCGAGGTTGCCGCCGGCGATGGCGAGGTTGGCCTTCTCGAGGTCGAGCTTCGCTGTCGCGGCCGCCTCGACGGAACGGGTGTGGTCGGCGTAGAGGACCTTGGCGAGACCCCACAGGGTGTCGCCGGGCTGCGCGGAGCGCGCGGCCAGCCCGGTGCCGGTGAACGCGATCGCCAGCACGGCGGCGGCGACGGCGACCGGGACGAGCAGCCTGCGGCGGCGTCCGCTCGAAGCGTGCCGCTTCGCGAGAGCGGCGGTGCTGACGGTGCGCACGGCGGTGTCGACGTCGACGAGCTCGGCCAGTGGCTCGCTGTCGATGTCTCTTCGCCACGCCACCAGCAACGCGTTGAGCTCCTGGTCGCCGAGACCGTCGGCCAGCGCCGGGTCGGACCCGCCGAGCGCGTCGAGCAGCGCGTCGTCGGCCTGCACCGCCGACAGGTCGGCGGCGAACTCCGCCTCCGACGCCGTCAGGCCACTGCCGAAGACGTCATCCGGCTCGAATCTCTTCTCGTGACCGGTCACTCAGATCACCTCCTCCGCGGCCAGGACCTTTCTCAGCCGCGCGAGGGCGCGGTGCTGGGCGACGCGGACGGCGCCGGGGGTGGAACCGACCGCGTCCGCGGTCTCCTCCGCCGACAGGCCGACGACCACGCGCAACACCACGATCTCCCGCTGCTTGTCCGGCAGCACCTGCAACAACTGGGACATCCGCTCGTTCAGCTCACCTTGCAGCGCCCGCTGCTCGGGGCCGACCCCGCCCTCGACCTCGTCGGGGATCTCGGCCACGGGCTCGGCCCGGTTGCGCGCCGCCGCGCGGTGCGCGTCGGCCACCTTGTGCTGGGCGATCCCGTAGACGAAGGCCAGAAATGGGCGGCCTTGATCGCGGTACGAGGGCAATGCCGTTAGCACCGCGAGACACACCTCCTGCGCAACGTCGTCCGCCGAAGCGAACGATCGCTCCTGCCTGCCAACCCGGGCGCGGCAATACCGCACTACCAGTGGACGGATAGCAGCCAGCAGCCGCTCCACTGCCTGGGGATCTCCCTCGACAGCAGCGGCGACCGGCTCATCCAGTCCATCCCCCACATTGGCCATCGCAGACAACAGTCCCAGTGTTACGTGTAGGTGTGCAAAGAACCCGGCCCGTGGTCGCCTCCACCGCGCACCGGTGACCGCTACCGTACCGTCGGCTCACTCCGGGCCGGCGGGCGCGGTGCGCCCGGGCGTGGCGTGGCTGGCAGAGCCGTGAAATACGGGTCGTCCTGCAGACCCGCGGTCGTGGTCGCCGGTTCAACGAGCGAGCCTGGCCGCGGGTACGAGATCCGCCGGAGGGGCGGGGTGGCGAGACGGGAATCCGCCACGTCGAACGCCGGAGTGTGATGGGGACCACATAGGTGCGGGCCAGGGCGGAACGCCCTGGCCCGTCGTCACCTGGGAACCGGCCGTGTCAGGAACGGGGAGAGCGGCAGGTCAGCTGACCAGGCCGCGGCGGAAGCCGTGGGCCACGGCCTGCGCGCGGTCGCGCACGCCGAGCTTGCGGAACAGCCGCCGGGCGTGGGTCTTGACCGTGTCCTCGGACAGGTAGAGCTCGCGGCCGATCTGGCCGTTGCTCTTGCCCTGGCTCATCCCGCGGAGTACCTGGAGCTCGCGCTCGGTCAGCTGGACGCCCGGGTCGGACGGCTGACGGGGCGCGGGCACCGAGGTGCTCGCGAGGGTGTGGGCCAGCGCGGCGACCAGCTCCGGCCGGGACGCGTCCCAGCGGAGGTAGCCGCGGGCACCGCCGGCGATCGCGGCGGCGATGCTGCCCGCGTCGTCCGGGGCGCCGAAGACGATGACGTTCGCCTGGGGGTTGGCCGAGACGAGCCGCCGGGTGGCTTCGACACCCGTCGGGACCGCGCGCTGCGTCCCGACCAGCACGACGTCGACGGGCTGACGGGAGTACCGGGCCAGCAGCTCGTCACCGTGCGCTACGCAGTCGATGCGACTGACCCCAGGGACCGCGGACATCACTCGGGTGAGCCCTTCACGGACACTGCGTCGGTCGTCGCAGATCAAGACCGTCGTCACGGGGTTTCCTTCCTGCAGCCGGGTGACATTCCTCTTCCCCTATCGGACGCTTTAGCCCGAACCTTGACACGATCCGGTGGCTTTTTTTGAACTTTCTTAGCCCGGATGCCGGAACACCCCATTCCGACGGCTCAACCACCCGGGACGGGGACCCATGGTGATTCCCCCGCAACCCTCCTCCCGCAAGGATCTGCGCTTCGTAACACTGCGTGCAACACCTGCGCCACTCTGAATCGATACTCCTCGGCGTGTCCTGGGCGCAGGTCGGCCGCGACGAGGGCAGCCGGCCACGAAAGTGAAAGGAGTTCGCATTCCTCCGCCGTCGCCATTGCATTTCCGACAAGGTCGTCCGAAATCTTCCGGTGATCGGGAGCTCCGGCCGCCCGCAGGGCCACGGCCAGCACAATCCCGGATTTCACGGTGTGCCGCCGCGCACCCCGCGCGAGCGCGGTTTCCCAGGCGCGCTCGGCGTGCGGCACGGCATCGGCGCCCTGACCTGCGGCGAGCTCGATTTCGGCGCCGACCCAGCCCCCGCGGACCTCGGCCCGCCACCCGGCGTCCTCGGCCCGCGCGCGCCCGGCGAGCCGGCGGGCGGCGGTGAGCCTGCCCAGCGCGAGGTTGTCGGCGGCCAGGCCGAGCAGGGCGTCGGCGCGCGCGCCGGCGGCGTCCAGGCCGTCCGGGTCGGGCTCGGATTCGAGGGGGGCGGCGGTGGCGAAGGCCGCGCCGTCGAGCGGGCGGGCCCGGCGGTGCCCGCCCAGCTGCCGCAGGTGTGACGCGCGGGTGCTCGCGGCCAGCGAGGCCAGGAGCGGGTCACCGGCGCGGCGGAGTGCGTCGAGGAGGGTCGCCGCGGCGGCGTACCGCCCCTCCGCACCGAGGACGACGGCGGCGAGCAGGCGTTCCCGCAGGCTGACGGCCCCGCGCGTGACGGCGGGGGCGGGCAGCGGGCCGCTGCCGAACGCGGCGGCCCTCAGGGCGGGTTCGTGCACCCGTCCTTTCTAGTGGGTGGGACCGACAAAAACATGATCGTTCTACCGACGGCCGCCGACCAGGACGTGTTCGATGCGGTCCGCCGCGCCCGGGAGGTCGGTCAGCAGCTCCACCTTGTCCGGCAGGGCCGCCGGGTCCCAGCCGGGGCCGCAGGCGAACAGCCGGCTGCGCTGGCGTCCGCGCGAGACCCGCGCGAACAGCCGCGTGTCCGCCACCCCGCGGCCGTGGGCCCACAGCACCACCGCGGCCGGCGCGCTCCGGCGCACCGCGACGGAGAGGACCTCGGCCGGCAGCGGCACGCCGAACAGCTGCGCGCCGATCCGGCGTCCGGCCAGCGACGCGGCGAGGGCGTACATCGGCATCGAGTCGCGCTCGTCGGGGACGCAGCCGAGGAGGACCGGGCGGGTGTTGCGCGGCTCGTCGAGCACCGGGGTGGCCCGGACCAGCGCCGCGAACACGCACTCGGCCAGCAGGTACTCGACCTCGGCGCCCGCGCTCGCGCCGCGCCAGCGTGCCCCGAGCGCCGACAGCACGGGCTCGATCACGCCGGTCCACGCGGGGAGCACGCCGAGTTCGGCGATGGTGTCGGCGAGCATCCGCTGGACCGCGCCGACGTCCATGGCGAGCGCCGCCGTGCTGAGGCGGCGGGCCAGGCGGGACCGGACCTCGTGGCCGTCGTCGACCGCTTCGGTCTCGGGCGGCTCACCGGGCTCCGCCGGCTGGGGCGGCCCGGATCGGGGCATCTGCTCGAGGGCGTAGCGCGCCGCCTCGGCCGTCGACGCACCGCTGAGGAGGGCCCGCTGCATCAGTTCGAGGCGGCCGATGTCGGAGGTGCCGTAGCGGCGGTGGCGGCCGTCGGTGTGCCGGCTGGGTCCCAGTCCGTAGCGGCGGTCCCAGGTTCGGAGGGTGGACGGCGCGACCCCGAGCCGGCGGGCGACCGAGGCCACCGGCAGGGTGGGTTCTTCGGTGCCCGACCCAGCTCCCACGAGGCTCAATATCCAGGCACCCAGCGCAGTCGGCAACCGGAGGCGAAACCCCTGCTCACACATCCGGGGGATGCCTAACGGCTGAATCGACCCGAATCGCTTGAACAACTATTGGCGCGCTTCTAACGTTACCGCCGTTGCACCGAATGGAGTATCGGCACCACAGCAGAGCAGCTAGCGGCATCGACCGAATGACGGAGGCGGTCAGGATGGCAGACACGCGCAGGCTCCCAGGACCCAACGCCGACATGTGGGACTGGCAGCTCGAAGGGTCGTGCCGGGGGATGGACAGCGCGTCCTTCTTTCACCCGGACGGCGAGCGCGGCCCGGCGCGGGCACGGCGAGAGGCCAGGGCGAAGGCCGTCTGCCTGAGCTGCCCGGTCTTGGAGATGTGCCGCAGCCACGCGCTGGCGGTGCACGAGCCGTACGGCATCTGGGGCGGGCTCTCGGAGTCCGAGCGGGAGCACATCATCAAATCGGACAAACGCGCGCTCAGCATGTCCCGCGGCTGAGCACGCCACAAACATCGGAGGGCGGCACCGGGTGGGGTGCCGCCCTCCGTGCCGTTCAAGGACAGGGCACTTTCACGTGAAAGTGCCCCTTGGGCGGGGACGAGAACGGGGCGGCACCCCTGGTGGGATGCCGCCCCGCTTCGCGTACTGCGTCAGTGCGAGTGGCCGTGGCCCGCCGCGGCGGGCTCTTCCTCGGCCGGCTTCTCGACGACCGACGACTCCGTCGTCAGCACGAGACGCGCGATCGAGGCGGCGTTCGCCACCGCGGACCGGGTCACCTTGACCGGGTCGACGATGCCGGCCGCCAGCAGGTCGGTCAGCTCGCCGGTGGCCGCGTTGAAGCCCTGGCCCCAGCCCTGCTCCTGCACCTTGTTGACGATGACCGCGCCCTCGTGGCCCGCGTTGGTCGCGATCCAGAACAGCGGGGCCGACAGCGCGTCGCGCACGATGCGGACGCCGGTCGCCTCGTCGCCGGTGAGGCCGAGGTCGCCCTCGAGCTCCTTGACCGCGTGGACCAGCGCCGAACCGCCGCCGGGCAGGATGCCCTCCTCGACGGCCGCCTTGGTCGAAGCCACGGCGTCCTCGATGCGGTGCTTGCGCTCGTTCAGCTCGGTCTCGGTGGCCGCGCCGACCTTGATGACCGCGACGCCGCCGCCGAGCTTCGCGAGCCGCTCCTGCAGCTTCTCGCGGTCCCAGTCGGAGTCGGTCGTCTCGATCTCCTTGCGGATCTGCGCGACCCGCCCGGCGATGGCGTCCTTGGAGCCGTCACCGTCGACGATCGTGGTGTCGTCCTTGGTGACGACGATCCGGCGGGCCTTGCCCAGCGCGCCGAGGTCGACGTCGGACAGCTTGCGGCCGATCTCCGCGGAGATGACCTCGCCGCCGGTGACGACCGCGAGGTCGTCCAGGAACGCCTTGCGGCGGTCGCCGAAGAACGGCGCCTTGACCGCGACGGCGGTGATCGTCTTGCGCAGCGAGTTCACCACGAGGGTGGACAGCGCCTCGCCGTCGACGTCCTCGGCGATGATCAGCAGCGGCTTCTTGGCCTCGACGACCTTCTCCAGCACCGGCAGCAGGTCGGCCAGCGCCGAGATCTTCTCGCGGTGCAGCAGGACGTAGGCGTCCTCGAGGATCGCCTTCTGCTCCTCCGGGTTGGTCGCGAAGTGCGCCGAGAGGAAGCCCTTGTCGAACTGGACGCCCTCGGTGATCACCAGCTCGGTCGCCAGGGTCGACGACTCCTCGATGGTGATGACGCCGTCCTCGCCGACCTTCTCGACGGCTTCGCCGAGCAGGGCGCCGATGTTGGCGTCGCGGGAGGTGACAGTGCCGACCTGGGCGATGTTCTCGCGGCCCTTGACCGGGGTGGCCTTGGCCTTGAGGACCTCGATGACCTTCTCCGCGGCGGCCTCGATGCCCCGGCCGACCGAGGTCGGGTTCGCACCGGCGGCGACGTTGCGCAGGCCGACCTTCACCAGCGACTGCGCGAGCACGGTCGCGGTGGTGGTGCCGTCACCGGCGACGTCGTTGGTCTTGGTGGCGACGCTCTTGGCGAGCTGCGCGCCGAGGTTCTCGAACGGGTCGTCGAGCTCGATCTCACGGGCGACGGTGACACCGTCGAGGGTGATGGTCGGGCCGCCGAACTTCTTGTCGAGCACGACGTGGCGGCCGCGCGGGCCGAGGGTGACCTTGACCGCGTCGGCGAGCTTGTTCACCCCGCGCTCCAGCGCGCGACGAGCGTCCTCGTCGAAACTGATCTGCTTGGGCATAGCGTGTTCCGCTTACCTTTCGTTGAACGCAAGAACGCCCCGCTCCCCGGTCTTGCGGGGCCCGGGGCGTCATGCGCTGCGAGCGGACGTCAGTTGATGACGGCCAGCACGTCGCGGGCGGACAGGATGAGGTAGTCCTCGCCGTTGTACTTGACCTCGGTGCCGCCGTACTTGGAGTAGATGACGACGTCGCCGACGTTCACGTCGAGCGGGACGCGGTTGCCCTTGTCGTCGATCCGGCCCGGGCCCACGGCCAGAACCTTGCCCTCCTGGGGCTTCTCCTTGGCGGTGTCGGGGATGACGAGGCCGGAAGCGGTCGTCTCCTCGGCCTCGCTCGTCTGGACAACGATCTTGTCCTCGAGCGGCTTGATGTTCACGCTCACCGGGTTGACCTCCACGGTCGTCGAAAGCGTTGGCAGGATGTGGTTACGGCTCTACCACCCCCGCCGTCGCGGGTGCCGGGGCTGTCGGGCCGTGCATTTAGCACTCTAGCCACGTGAGTGCCAGTCGTGCAAGGAGGGTCCACCCGACGTGCGACACAGCCGCCGGACGGGCCCTGACCGGCCTCTTTGGGGTCACCCCTGTCATGAAAGAGTCGTTCATGACATCCAGCGTCATGAACGACTCGTTCATGACATCGCCGCGAGCCGACCCGGGCAGCCCTTACCCCGAACGTGAGTTTCTGGTTAGGTTCTCACCTCTGGCACCTGCACCCTGGGGGTTCATTGCCCATGTCCCACCCCATTCCGAGAACGGCGGCCGCAGTCGCGGCCGTAGCCCTCCTCACCGGCCTCGCCACCCCGGCGTACGCCGACACCACCGCCCAACGCCAACGCGACTTCGCGACGGCAGCGGCCGAGTTCGGCGTCCCGGAGAACATCCTCCTCGGCGTCTCCTACCTCGAGTCCCGCTGGGACACGAACGCCGGCACCCCGAGCACCTCGGCCGGCTACGGCCCCATGCACCTCACCGACCTCCGCGAGGCCGGCGTGGCGGGCACCCACCACGACGAGGGCACCGAAGACGCCCGGGGCGACGACGCCCGCCCCGCGGTCCACCCGCAGGCCGGCCCCGCGGCCCCGCCGCCCACGCTGCAGACCGTCGACGAGGCCGCGCGGCTGCTGAAAACCGACGCACGAACGCTGCGCACCGACCCCAGGCAGAACATCCGCGGCGGCGCGGCCCTCCTCGCGAAGTACAACACCGACGACAACTGGTACAACGCCGTCGCCCGCTACAGCGGCTCGGCCGACCAGGCCGCCGCGCGGACCTTCGCCGACGAGGTCTTCGACACGATCAAGACCGGCATCACCCGGACCACGGACGACGGCCAGCAGGTCACCCTGAGCCCGACCCCAGGCCTGGCCGTCCCCCAGCACGCCGAGACGACGCCGAAGAACGTCGAATGCCCGCGCAAGGTGACCTGCGAGTCCGTCCCCGCGCCGTACCAGGAGCTGCCGAACAACGACTACGGCAACCACGACCTCGCGGACCGGCCGGACAGCCAGAAGATCGACCACATCGTCATCCACGACACGGAGGGCTACTGGGCCAACGTCCTCGACCTCGTCCAGGACCCGACGTACGTCAGCTGGCACTACAGCATCCGCTCGGCCGACGGCCTGATCGCGCAGCACGTGCCGACCAAGGACGTCGCCTGGCACGCCGGCAACTGGTACGTCAACGCGAAGTCCATCGGCATCGAGCACGAGGGCTTCGCCGCGAAGGGCACCTGGTACACCGAGGCCATGTACCGCACGAGCGCGAAGCTCGTCGGCCACCTCGCGCGCAAGTACGGCATCCCGCTCGACCGCGCGCACATCATCGGCCACGACAACGTGCCGGGCACGACGCCGGCGACCATCGCGGGCATGCACTGGGACCCGGGTCCCTACTGGGACTGGGCGCACTACTTCGACCTGATGGGCGCGCCGCTCGGCGGGTTCGGGCTGCCCGGCTCGTCGCTGGTCACCATCGACCCGGACTTCGCGAAGAACCAGCCCGCGTTCACCGGCTGCGACAAGTCCGGCAGCGGCACGCCCTGCACGCTGCGGGGCTCGGAGGCCGTGGTGCTGCACTCGGAGCCGAGTGAGTCCTCGCCGCTGCTGGTCGACGTCGGCCTGCACCCGAAGGGGACGCCGTCCACGATGGACGTCGCCGACGTCGGCAGCCGGGTCGCCACCGGGCAGCGGTACG includes:
- a CDS encoding DUF397 domain-containing protein, translating into MSPRTLTGWRKSSHSHFEENACVEIGTGPGIVGIRDTKQAAPRPVLVCSAAAFAAFREHLTAGR
- a CDS encoding GuaB3 family IMP dehydrogenase-related protein, yielding MRDLVEIGMGRTARRAYDLDDVEIVPSRRTRSSSVVSTAWQIDAYRFDLPLVTHPTDAIVSPGTAVAVGELGGLGVLNAEGLWARHANVEDAIFQLVRAAEDLEDPTAVGRVLQELHAAPIRLDLLTEAIKTVRESGVTVAARVSPQHAAELTPDLIAAGVEILVVQGTIISAEHVQRDAEPLNLKEFIGRLDVPVIAGGVSDYRTAMHLMRTGAAGVIVGHGYTPGVTSTDRVLGIGVPMATAIIDAAAARRDYLDETGGRYVHVLADGGMTVSGDIAKAIACGADAVMLGSPLAAASDAPGQGLYWTAAAAHPSLPRSRVAAGPDYAVDLKTLLFGPSSDAEGVVNLFGALRRAMAKTGYSDLKEFQRVGLTVRR
- a CDS encoding DUF3574 domain-containing protein — protein: MAVSRRMVAVAAASAVLGLGGGVAASAAPSTADTAQVQSPGEIWKRTELFFGTGKPDGTEVTDKEFAEFSDREITPAFPDGFTRLDGSGQWRGGSGAIVREHTHVIVLLYPFGNRDAEREIEELRADYKKQFQQESVLRSDSVEKVSF
- the guaB gene encoding IMP dehydrogenase, encoding MTSDGITAPVPAKFAMLGLTFDDVLLLPAESDVVPSAVDTSSRLTRNITLGVPLVSAAMDTVTEARMAIAMARQGGIGVLQRNLPIDEQAAAVEVVKRSEAGMVTDPVTCAPDATLAEVDALCAKFRISGVPVTDAAGTLVGIITNRDMRFEVDHSRPVSEVMTKAPLVTAQVGVSADAALGLLRRHKIEKLPIVDGAGKLRGLITVKDFVKTEQYPKATKDPDGRLIVGAAVGVGVDGHKRAMTLAEAGVDVLMVDTAHGHSRAVVDTVALLKKELGESVDIVGGNVATRAGAQALVDAGADGIKVGVGPGSICTTRIVAGVGVPQISAIYEADQAARPAGIPVIGDGGIQYSGDIAKAIAAGASTVMLGSLLAGTAESPGDLILVNGKQFKVYRGMGSLGAMQSRGQGKSYSKDRYAQDDVLNEDKLVPEGIEGRIPFRGPLANVVHQLVGGLRAGMGYAGAETIPQLQEAQLVRITAAGLKESHPHDITMTVEAPNYTTR
- a CDS encoding DUF5319 domain-containing protein — encoded protein: MQAVAHDVLPPDPFADDPDDPARAFGDPEDRLDEPISDSERTELLADLSDLAVYQALLEPRGVRGIVVDCGECDEPHYHDWHLLRASLEQLLADGRMRPHEPAYDPNPGDYVSWDYCRGFADGVTANESAY
- a CDS encoding anti-sigma-D factor RsdA → MTGHEKRFEPDDVFGSGLTASEAEFAADLSAVQADDALLDALGGSDPALADGLGDQELNALLVAWRRDIDSEPLAELVDVDTAVRTVSTAALAKRHASSGRRRRLLVPVAVAAAVLAIAFTGTGLAARSAQPGDTLWGLAKVLYADHTRSVEAAATAKLDLEKANLAIAGGNLDAARQALQDAQAALSQVTDEENRDQLMEQHRQLAAQLQNPEAPVQGPIQTSIPSPSPGAPTSQAPPAGSASSLPGSGSGTTSLPGSNTPTPTPPPPTTETPTPTPTPPPTSTVASGNEPGTPRSESAGGQSQGVGETP
- a CDS encoding sigma-70 family RNA polymerase sigma factor, coding for MANVGDGLDEPVAAAVEGDPQAVERLLAAIRPLVVRYCRARVGRQERSFASADDVAQEVCLAVLTALPSYRDQGRPFLAFVYGIAQHKVADAHRAAARNRAEPVAEIPDEVEGGVGPEQRALQGELNERMSQLLQVLPDKQREIVVLRVVVGLSAEETADAVGSTPGAVRVAQHRALARLRKVLAAEEVI
- a CDS encoding response regulator transcription factor; translation: MTTVLICDDRRSVREGLTRVMSAVPGVSRIDCVAHGDELLARYSRQPVDVVLVGTQRAVPTGVEATRRLVSANPQANVIVFGAPDDAGSIAAAIAGGARGYLRWDASRPELVAALAHTLASTSVPAPRQPSDPGVQLTERELQVLRGMSQGKSNGQIGRELYLSEDTVKTHARRLFRKLGVRDRAQAVAHGFRRGLVS